A single genomic interval of Spinacia oleracea cultivar Varoflay chromosome 6, BTI_SOV_V1, whole genome shotgun sequence harbors:
- the LOC110787527 gene encoding probable indole-3-pyruvate monooxygenase YUCCA5, whose product MDQMFNLAPVVENGDDHRRCVWVNGPVIVGAGPSGLAVGACLRDQGVPFVVLERADCIASLWQRRTYDRLKLHLPKQFCQLPKMPFPEYFPEYPTKRQFIDYLESYATHFDIDPRFNECVQYAKYDETFGLWRVKTVGQGPNKPEVEYVCRWLVVATGENAECVVPDIDGLANFNGKVIHSSEYKSGESYRGKKVLVVGCGNSGMEVSLDLSNHNAQPTVVCRSSVHILPREIMGRSTFELAMLLMKWIPLWLVDKILLFFAWFLLGDMQKYGLKRPNIGPLELKNKQGKTPVLDIGALAKIRSGDIKVVSGIKSFNANSVELIDGETVEVDSVILATGYRSNVPSWLQEGEFFNKNGFPKTPFPSAWKGKSGLYAVGFTRKGLAGASFDAMKIAQDIGQVWKHETKQMKLTAPRHRRCISTF is encoded by the exons ATGGATCAAATGTTCAATCTAGCACCCGTCGTCGAAAACGGAGACGATCATCGACGATGTGTGTGGGTTAACGGGCCAGTGATCGTTGGTGCCGGGCCTTCGGGTTTAGCCGTAGGGGCTTGCCTAAGGGATCAAGGTGTACCCTTTGTAGTCCTCGAAAGAGCTGATTGTATTGCCTCACTTTGGCAAAGACGTACCTACGATAGGCTTAAGCTCCACCTCCCTAAACAATTCTGCCAATTGCCTAAAATGCCCTTCCCTGAGTATTTCCCTGAGTACCCTACTAAAAGGCAGTTCATTGACTACCTTGAGTCCTACGCTACCCACTTCGACATTGACCCGCGCTTCAACGAGTGCGTCCAATACGCTAAGTACGACGAAACTTTTGGGCTTTGGCGGGTCAAGACCGTGGGTCAAGGCCCAAATAAGCCCGAAGTTGAGTATGTTTGCCGGTGGCTCGTGGTTGCCACAGGGGAGAATGCCGAGTGTGTGGTCCCTGATATTGACGGGTTAGCCAACTTTAACGGGAAGGTGATCCACTCGAGCGAGTACAAGTCCGGTGAATCTTACCGTGGCAAGAAGGTCCTAGTGGTTGGGTGTGGCAACTCTGGGATGGAAGTCTCCCTCGACCTCTCCAACCACAATGCACAACCTACCGTGGTCTGCCGTAGCTCG GTTCATATTCTGCCTAGAGAAATCATGGGAAGATCGACGTTCGAATTAGCGATGTTACTAATGAAATGGATCCCTTTATGGTTGGTAGACAAAATCCTTTTGTTTTTCGCCTGGTTTTTACTCGGCGACATGCagaagtacggactaaaaaggCCGAACATCGGACCACTAGAGCTAAAGAACAAACAAGGGAAAACGCCTGTACTAGACATCGGCGCTTTAGCGAAAATCCGGTCCGGGGATATCAAAGTAGTGTCAGGAATCAAGAGTTTCAACGCCAACAGTGTCGAGCTCATTGATGGCGAAACAGTTGAGGTTGATTCAGTAATCTTAGCTACCGGATACCGTAGCAATGTACCTTCTTGGCTTCAG gAAGGTgaattttttaacaaaaatggaTTCCCAAAAACACCATTTCCAAGTGCATGGAAAGGAAAGAGTGGGTTATATGCAGTTGGATTTACAAGGAAAGGGTTAGCTGGTGCATCTTTTGATGCCATGAAAATTGCGCAAGATATTGGTCAAGTTTGGAAACATGAAACTAAACAAATGAAACTCACTGCTCCTCGTCATAGGAGGTGTATCTCCACTTTCTAA